One segment of Sphingomonas qomolangmaensis DNA contains the following:
- a CDS encoding segregation and condensation protein A: MADPEPTLTVALDGWEGPLDLLLGLARAQKVDLKAISILDLVEQYLAFIEGARALQLEVAADYLVMAAWLAYLKSALLLPRDPQETPSPEELALRLTLRLERLNAMREAGARLMARDRMGRDVFPRGAPEGLRTDRRTRWEAEIYDLIAAYGQISARSRPVMHVVARRAVMTLDEAIARVSRMVGEAIDWAVLASFLPLTPDEAYRRSALASSFVAALELARQGRLELRQASPFAPLYVRELA; this comes from the coding sequence ATGGCTGACCCCGAACCGACGCTCACCGTCGCGCTCGACGGGTGGGAGGGGCCGCTCGACCTGCTGCTCGGCCTCGCGCGCGCGCAGAAGGTCGATCTCAAGGCGATCTCGATCCTCGACCTGGTCGAGCAATATCTCGCCTTCATCGAAGGCGCGCGCGCGCTCCAGCTCGAAGTCGCCGCCGATTATCTCGTGATGGCGGCGTGGCTCGCCTATCTCAAATCGGCACTGCTGCTGCCGCGCGACCCGCAGGAGACGCCGAGCCCCGAGGAACTCGCGCTTCGCCTCACGCTCCGGCTCGAACGGCTGAACGCGATGCGCGAGGCAGGCGCGCGGCTGATGGCGCGCGACCGGATGGGCCGCGACGTGTTTCCGCGCGGCGCGCCCGAAGGGCTGCGCACCGATCGGCGGACGCGCTGGGAGGCCGAGATCTACGACCTGATCGCGGCTTATGGCCAGATCAGCGCGCGCTCGCGCCCGGTGATGCACGTCGTCGCGCGCCGCGCGGTGATGACGCTCGACGAAGCGATCGCGCGGGTGTCGCGGATGGTGGGCGAGGCGATCGACTGGGCAGTGTTGGCAAGCTTCCTGCCGCTCACCCCCGACGAAGCGTATCGCCGCTCGGCGCTGGCATCGAGCTTCGTCGCCGCGCTCGAACTCGCGCGGCAGGGCAGGCTCGAATTGCGCCAGGCATCGCCCTTCGCGCCGCTGTACGTGCGCGAACTCGCATGA